The stretch of DNA TTATTGTTAACTTTGTTGGCGGCGAAACTCTCGCAGAGCATCCAGCAATATTAGCCCGACACCCAGACATATGGCTGTATCTGCCAGGTTGAAAACCGGCCAGATACGAAAATCCAGAAAATCAATCACTTTACCGAAGCGTATACGGTCCGCCAGGTTGCCGACCGCTCCCCCCGCCACCAATCCAAAAGCCCACTGGTACAGGGGGCCGGCCTGGCGGATCCAGCCATAGCCGACCGCCATACCTGCCAGCACCAGGCCGGTGACGCCGATAAAAAACCATGTTTGGCCGGCCAGCAGGCCAAAGGCAGCCCCTGGATTTTGAATGTAAGTCAGGTGAAACAGGTTCGGCCAGACAGCAATTGACTGCCCTTCAGACATTTTCTGCATGACAAAAAACTTGGATAACAAATCAATAAAAAGAGTCGCCAGCATGATTACCACAAACCGCATCTTACAATACCTCAGCCAATTCAGTAATTATTTTTTGCGCCGCCGCCGCCGGGTCAGCCTGGCCGGTAATCGGGCGACCCACTACCAGGTAACCGGCCCCCTGGCCAAGGGCGGCCGCCGGTGTCATAATGCGTTTCTGGTCGCCCGCCACCGACCAGGCCGGTCGAATACCGGGGGTAATGATAAGAAAATCTTCCCCACAGGCCCGGCGGATAACGGCAATTTCCCGGGGTGACGCCACCACGCCGTCCAAACCTGCTTGGCGGGTAAGGAGAGCCCAGTCTGCCACCTTTCTTTGAATATCACAGGTAAACCCCAGCTCGTACTGAAAAGCCGTCGGGTCAATACTGGTTAAAACCGTCACCGCGATTACCCGTGGGGCCGGCCGGCCAAGGGCCGCCGCCTGTTCCCGCACCGCTTCTGCAGCGGCCCGCATCATAGCAGTCCCGCCGGCAGCATGCACATTGATAATATCCGCCCCCAGTGCGGTCAGCCCCCGGGCCGCTTGCGCCACTGTGTTGGGGATATCGTGCAGCTTTAAATCAAGAAAGACCCGCACGCCGGCTTCTTTTAGCCGTTTTACTATATCAGGCCCGGCCTGGTAAAAAAGCTGCATGCCCACCTTAAACATGCCCACCTGGGTTGACAATTTTTTTACCAGGTCCAGGGCTGCCTCACCGGTATCAACATCCAGGGCAACAATTAATTTTTCTTTTGCCAATTTTAATTTGTTTTCCATATCATCCCACCATAAATAACTTAGTTGCCGGGTACCTGTGCCGCACCCACCAGTTCTTTAATGTCAGTAATTTTATTTTCTTTTAAGTACAACTCAATCCCTTCAAGTACATCCAGAGCAGCCCGGGGATTGATAAAGCTGGCGGTTCCCACCGCCACTGCGGTTGCCCCGGCCAGGATAAATTCCAGAGCGTCGGCAGCAGTGCTGATGCCGCCCATGCCAATAATGGGTAATTTGACCGCCCGGTAAACCTGCCAGACCGCCCGTACTGCCACCGGTTTTACAGCCGGGCCGGACAAACCGCCCATAACGTTGCCCAGTACCGGTTTACGCCGGCGAATATCAATGGCCATTCCCAGCAGGGTATTAATGAGTGACAAGCCATCTGCCCCCGCTTCTTCCACCGCCTTGGCAATTTCTTCGATATCCGTTACATTGGGCGACAGCTTGACAATTACCGGTAGGTCAGTGGCCCCTTTAACCGCCCTGGTAACCTGGGCGGCTGTGCTCGGCCGGCTGCCAAAGGCCAAGCCCCCTTTTTTTACATTGGGGCAGGAAATATTTACTTCCAGCCCGGCAATGCCCGGTACACCGTTGAGCCTTTCCGCCACCCGGGCATATTCCTCAACCGTGCTGCCGGCTATGTTAACAATAACTTTGGTTTGCAGGGTTGCAAAATACGGAGCATAATGTTGCACCAGGTAATCCACGCCGGGATTTTGTAAGCCAATGGCATTTAGTATGCCGGCCGGTGTTTCCACCAGCCGGGGGGTCTTATTCCCCTGTCGCGGTTCCCAGGTTGTTCCCTTGACCACTACAGCCCCCAGCCGGTTAAGATCAAAGTACGGCCGGTACTCCAGGCCAAAACCAAAGGTGCCGGAAGCGGTGGTGACCGGGTTTTTCATTTTAATACCGCCCACATTGACTGCTAAATTAGGTTTCAATCCCACACCACCTGCCAGGAGGGAAATACCGGACCGTCGGCACATGCCCTTTGCTGCCTAACTTGGCCATGATGAGCGATTTTAACCGCACAGGACAGGCAAGCACCCACCCCGCACCCCATTTTTTCTTCCAAGGTTACTTCCCCGGGCACGTCAGCTGACGCCAGCATAGCCGATATTTCTTGCATCATTGCCTTGGGACCGCACAGGTAAGTCAT from Desulforamulus hydrothermalis Lam5 = DSM 18033 encodes:
- the lspA gene encoding signal peptidase II is translated as MRFVVIMLATLFIDLLSKFFVMQKMSEGQSIAVWPNLFHLTYIQNPGAAFGLLAGQTWFFIGVTGLVLAGMAVGYGWIRQAGPLYQWAFGLVAGGAVGNLADRIRFGKVIDFLDFRIWPVFNLADTAICLGVGLILLDALREFRRQQS
- the pyrF gene encoding orotidine-5'-phosphate decarboxylase gives rise to the protein MENKLKLAKEKLIVALDVDTGEAALDLVKKLSTQVGMFKVGMQLFYQAGPDIVKRLKEAGVRVFLDLKLHDIPNTVAQAARGLTALGADIINVHAAGGTAMMRAAAEAVREQAAALGRPAPRVIAVTVLTSIDPTAFQYELGFTCDIQRKVADWALLTRQAGLDGVVASPREIAVIRRACGEDFLIITPGIRPAWSVAGDQKRIMTPAAALGQGAGYLVVGRPITGQADPAAAAQKIITELAEVL
- a CDS encoding dihydroorotate dehydrogenase, producing MKPNLAVNVGGIKMKNPVTTASGTFGFGLEYRPYFDLNRLGAVVVKGTTWEPRQGNKTPRLVETPAGILNAIGLQNPGVDYLVQHYAPYFATLQTKVIVNIAGSTVEEYARVAERLNGVPGIAGLEVNISCPNVKKGGLAFGSRPSTAAQVTRAVKGATDLPVIVKLSPNVTDIEEIAKAVEEAGADGLSLINTLLGMAIDIRRRKPVLGNVMGGLSGPAVKPVAVRAVWQVYRAVKLPIIGMGGISTAADALEFILAGATAVAVGTASFINPRAALDVLEGIELYLKENKITDIKELVGAAQVPGN